The Culex quinquefasciatus strain JHB chromosome 2, VPISU_Cqui_1.0_pri_paternal, whole genome shotgun sequence genome contains the following window.
GAAATTAACGAAGTAGCTGTTAAGGACAAAAAAGGAATAAATATCACAGAATTTTGGCAATTCGCATCGTTTTGTACATTACAATTGCATTAACTTTTCAGAGATTCAATGTAATACTAATCTCTCATAGGCAAATTTATTCTAGATTTTATTTGCTACAAATCTACATATTCAGTTTTGTTAAACACGAGGGGAATTGTTATTTCCAGATgaattagaagaaaaaaattaggaaaatacCTATTTTGCAGCTTTTATCGAGCCTGTCGaccaagataaacatttttccatgGTATAGGATGTTAAAGACATATTCATGTTTTGATGAAACAAGaccaaaaaatatccaaattttagtgatataTTTGACACTTTTTCTAGTTTTTGGTTAATATTTATGgcataaaaatttgtaaataagataaaatcaattttcaccgatagatAATTTTGGAAATCAGTTTCCCAGACTCAGGACAGTCCCCTCAACAAGCTCCAGGTTGAATTAGCGAGGTTCATTCAAGTTCgataaaaataacctttagacaagccgtgaggtttgcaattgcctcaacaatcaagccttcggacaccaagtttcgagtaggaatctcgcaatcgagaacgcctagGCAGTGCTGTagagtgaataatttgatttgattgaagggggtgtccacgtggtttatggatggccattagggtgacccaGAAACGTGAAAGGGTAATCCGAAAAAAAGTAAATGATGTCGAATTTCtctagaaattcaagaaatcatTCTTTACGCCGTTTCAAACAATATTATCGCTCCGGGAGGCATTTCCGGACTTTTAGAGTAAAAAAGTTTGGAGTTTCAAATTCTTTGCCTAGTATATCTAGTTTTAgtagaaaaacgttacttaatccacctttaggtggttgttgCCTGCCTCATATTCATAGCATCATTCCCTCTTAACATgtctaacaaatcaactttatcactcatttcttttgatagggttcgcagaccttcaatatttctggcttattagcaaggtctgataaaaaacctttccaacgatagttcacatggaagatttagacaatatttctatctcaatatctgaaatccggcctccaaaaagtgtataaataacacttaagtgctaataactttcgatagggttgtcagatcctcgatgtaataggctcatttgaaaggtcttttaattatctaactaacgacaggtcgcatgataagcccggaaatcattttcattgaaatatctgagatccggcctccaaaaagcgtataaataacacttaagtgctgataacttttgatagggttgtcagatctttaatgttttgggctcattggaaaagtcttttcaaTATCTTTCTGAACATGTAttacatgataggttttcttgcaaaaccaccctttttacaatcttccggacatacgaaaaaatcgtttttttagcataacttttgaagtactttgctaaacttgctgattttaaatagagacctatgagaccccaagacggatcgaatgagactaatacggtcaaaatccgttcatccagtccggagataatcgagtgacaatttttttgttcacccacctacacacatccacacagacatttgctcagaacatgattctgagtcgatatgtatacgtgaaggtgggtctgggttgtcaaattaagaagttcatttttcgagtggttttatagcctttcctcagtaatgtgaggaaggcaaaaaggatcgtccatgattttttgtaaatttttcgaatgaatatttctcgagaaatgattggaTTACGAAGCTTGATCTtcagtcggagccaaaagcaaatcctatacctttctttagtaagaaaggcaaaaagttgatttttcccgTGACGTAATTTTTCCGTTTCGGTCGAACAAATCagactttattttcaaaaaaacgtaaatCGGAATCATGTTAATGAAACTCTCCCATCTTTGGATCAAATTGTTCAACCTAAAGGATGCCCTTGGCAGTCCCTGTTGCAAGATTTTTTATCGAAACTAGAGTGGGATtgttactttaaaaaattgatCACGATTCCTACTTTTGTTCTACTTTTGTTTATTGTAAGATAAATGTGTTCAATGATTTGGTAGATTTTTGCCAGTTCGATGCTAATGAATTATTTTAAGTAAATCTTCCACGGATCTACCGAAATCCGTTTAGCAGTACGGCTTAGGTGTCCGAAAGGCTTAAAACGGTGAGAcaatccaaacctctttttacacctaagctcccATAACTTAATGTGATTCTCCAGAGAAATTCTCACTGGAAACGTGTTGCTTTGCTCGTCTTTCGCGCGGTCTCCCCCACTCTCCCACCTACCTTGTCGTCGTCCACTCTGGGGACATTTTTCACAATTAATTAATCTAAAGCCCTCGTTTCTCTCCGTTTCTCCCCAACAGCCCGCCGGAGAAGGTCTCATCGGTAATGTCGGCAGTGGACGTATGCCGCCAGCCGTTAATCGACCTGCATACGTAGCAGACAAACTGGGCCTCgcgcaacagcaacagcaacagcaaggtcctcagcagcagcagtcccagCAACAACCTCCCCAAGCAGCATCCAATCAGCAGCAACTccccggcggcggcggcggcaatgGTGGGGGTGGGCCCCATCTGCAGAACCCCAAtggccaacagcagcagcatcatccCAGCAATCTAGGCCCCCACCGGGACGACGGTTCCAGCGGGTACGGAAGCCCGGACTCGGAAACGTTCGAAACGCCCACCTCTGCCCAATGACGGCCAGTCGTGCCCTGATTCTGCGAGGCTCGAGGAGCGGCAGCGACGGCCAGTTAGAATGGGCGATTGACCCCAGCTCGATTGATGATGATGGGGAAGGATGGGAGAAGGGTGGTTCATTACTAGAGGTTTGTCGTACCGATCGGAAAGGGTCTACAAAATGTGCGTTCTAGGTCGAGAGAGAACAAATGTGTGCGACTCTGAATTGGTACGGCATTGAATTGACTGTACTGacattttatttgataaaataattagTTTCGTGCAATTAGAACATGATTTCTTGTGAAAGATaagaaataacaaaatttgtttaaaaatcttcttttttacGAGTTCAAATAATATGTTTGATTGAGGGTTTTAGTAGAATTCATCACTGTGGTTACGTttgtattaaaataaaaaaaaactaacataatCCACTTATGtgcttggtgccttcctcactcattaccaacaatggtgatgggtttggacacaaactaattttgttcagattcgtgtgtgtgtgtgcaaccaaccaaacggagccacgcggccgcttcttacaaattgagttgtttccatgtattttagatttacattctatacatgcaaataactcgcataggcatttggaaagtgttagctctgccgagcttcggtgacccatttctacgcaggctagccgtgcgtgaggtacctcagcttgaaccgacaagccccgccctaaagaacgtttgcatcaatcggatttaaACGTTATTCAGAACTTCCGGATCTCTGCCAAATGGACAAAAACCCAGCGCGTATTTAGttggtagtaacagtattcctaattccagtgaAAGCTCACCAGGCCGTGATGGCGCAGTGATTAGCAATTTTGCTTAACAATCCATagaacgggggatcgaaccccgcctcgagcgactttggttTTTAGTTCATGTtacgtatttcaagtattttaaagcCTTAAACATTTTCGTTGGGAGCAGacgggcatcgaacccaggactATCCGCTTACAAAAGCGAACAGCgttaccagtcagccacggccactCCCATATTTTTATCTGTTCCGTTCCGTGAAAATTAAACGAAGATCTAAAAAGGAAAGAGCTCACCGGGATTCGACGAAACAATCCAGGCCGAAACATAGAGACAAATCCAATTCTTTGACTCGATCATCTCGACCACCATTCAGCGTCAATCGCTCCGGACAGCACCGAAATTTTCACCAGCAGCTTCAAAAGGTTCTGCTTCTAGCTAGGGCAAGCTCACCCTCGAAGGACTTCAGTTGTGCTTGCCAAAAACTACCACTGTATTTCCTGTTTACAAATCACATTTCTCTTTAACCTCCAATTTGAAATTCCGTCGCTCAACATTAGAAATCCGATTCTTAACCTCCCGGGCAATCAACATATGAATCATATAATTCAATTAGAAAACTATAATAATCAAAAtaagaaacgaaaaaaacgcggagcaaaaattcaaaaccaaCTAATTTTGTTCAGATtcggaataaaaaatacacacatagggtagaggacccagttttcgctctgctccagttttcgcccacctactggatttaatctatatttagcaaactcataccgttttttggttgaatttattatgcaggtttacatattcattcatttctagtactaattgaaactttcctaatgaatttctattgtttattaagtttttataagcttttcaaaaaaaagccttactgcagccgccatattgttatcaatttagactacagcgggtaataatgttaatgagggaaaacaactcattttgtccgaaaattatgtgaatgaataattcattagttcactgcatgtctgaatttcatgaaaatctagtgattttcctgttttaaacgtttaccaaaggttatttcaataaaataaagtgggcgatttctggggtcatgaaaaaacattcgatccaattttcgaccagggcgaaatctagtattgtgttttaagattttatctagaaccagttttcgtatACCATAAAAACTTTcctaatcgcagcgaaatgtgcttgaaaatatatttggaacattctagattattgtttaaggttaaataatcattttaattactttcattcataaggggttttggttcaaatgttgtaaaagtttactggtacatatgagaacaaattaagcagaggatgcagaagtagttacacatgtgctttaatatttttattaagaggtactcgatgttttatattgagtcaattcgggagcaaatgacccatagggttaaagctcccctaacaaaatcaacaacatcgtggagctaattgtaactgtgtgcctATCTTGGGTAAACAGagacacatgagttctatcacaaattttgattcagtcatattttttagtgagagtgagaacatgttttggttttagttatattagacagagaatctcaaaataagtaggatatctgaaaaaaaaactcctaggattttttgaacctcaatttataatatgtacgacaaaatatgtgcacatcaatgaaatttagcttcgggaacatattgtgtatcaataggagaccatatttgtttagctttgtgtcataatttcatttgatttcatgatttttgtcgtgggcgaaaattggttccaagggtgggcgaaaattggattgaGGGGGGTgaaaataggctcttcagagaaatagaaccaaaaaccataaattgtcatcaaattctcatcaaatttcctagattgccactataaagtgggcgatttctgggtcctctaccctatcaCTGAAGggctcataacttgagacaaggttgccagatcttgaatggtctttttggaaaggtcttttgattacctaaccaaaggTGGGTCGGATGAtcgatccagacatagtttacatgcatatttgaaaaaactcatttttatacataacttatgaactacttatcgaaacttcaaacaattcgatagcgatgtatgggaccctaaaccaagtcggaTGCAACCTGTTtggacaaaatcggtttagccagtgcTAAGAAAACTGATTGACAATTTGATCAGACACACATACACATCTACATCCCTACACACCTACACACAGACGGACCGACATTTGTTCGGTTTTCGATTCCGAgtttacatgaaggtgggtctacgagcttttaatgaaaaaagttcatttttagtgaggaaggcaaaataataTGTTGTCCTAATTTTCAAGAACAAGATTTTCAACGCCGTTAAATGCATTTCATATAGTTTTTAGTTGACGAGACTTCTATTTCCCTTGAAattatgatgctttttgaacaaaaaaaaatgcttcccgAATTTTCGAGCAACTTAAGGCCTTACTTTAATCGTTGAAAAACTATCTTTTGAACGTttccttaacgtgaagacttccatcattgtcatgatttttcgttcaaagatataaattttgcgtcgctttcaatattttgacaaaattccttctacaagttgtttagaatggtgccctacacatgctgattccttttggtaacgattatcccattccttgtgaagttatggaaatcgtcattaatcaatgattgccaactaggacgtcaatgactgtgccacaattttttataaattttgaagcacaattgatttagatcaaaaattctttcagtggcttcaagaaggcacgtttaattgaatttaatacagaatattttatagtgatgatcaattttcttcgaaaatgatcaacggcttcaccttaaaataaGTCAATTGTTCAAGTGTATTTTGTTTTAtccttaacttatttttaattttaccactGGAAATTACAGGTAAAAAATCGTCTCcattacaccgaccaacaataTCTCTGCACAGGCTCAAATCGATGGGAAGCATGATGCAACCCCAAAGGGTAACACtttcactttgaatttttcaaaaatatttagacagggaggaatgggttttctccaaagtttataTGGAGAATGAGTGCTGTTCGGtactcccacatattgcatgcaatttttggttGTATGCAGAAGCGATGAACTgctctaattctccatacaaactttgtagaaaaaCCATCCGGCTctgtgtaattattttttgaaaaaaatgaaagcgTACGTAATTCTGGTGACTCCAAATTTTTGAAGTCAATTTTTGAAGGTCAGTGTTATCTATCTTTCCATCCAAGCAATGATGCATGCATACTTTGAATTCAGAGGCGCACACAAGTTTTTCAATAACATCATTTTGTAGAGATTTTCCAGAACAACGAGACCACAAAAGgatgtttttgtcaaaagtacATCCACAAACACACAGAATTAGCCATGCTGCGAGCCCGTAATTGCAACTTTGTATACAGATAGTCTAGTCGAGCTCTATGCCAGAAGAGGCACACGCAAACTGGTAAAACAATTCCCTAAAATCAAAGATATGAAAACGAATCTACTGTTTATCTTGTAGCATTTAAGTGAAACACGTTGttatttgattttctttttttttccacacTGTACATATTGACACCGAAAGAAGTAAAACGGTAAATAAGAAGGAGAAGAAACATTGAGTAAAAAGTATTGCCATCGATAGAacaatttatattaaaattaactaaaagaTTCAGATTCATATGCAAAGCGATCTGCGCTGTCAGAGCGAACAAAAGAAACGAATTAATGTAATTAATCGGTAAGGTAAAACTAAACTATACGATAACAAAAGAAGAAGGCACAAGAAACAAAACTAGGAAAATCGTTTTTAAGGAAggactttaaattttcaaaaacaaacatatctCTCTCTATGTTCCATTACGTTTCCTCATTATTATCGAACAATGCTGACGCTAGGTAACTGTGCGGTGTCACACGAGCACATACACTTCTGTTTTCCAATTTGTAGCACTTTGTTTAGCCAGCAGCCAGTGTTGTACTTGTTGTACAAATTGTGCAAGTCGCGTTTTCTTTCAAATGATAAAACGAAAGTGTAAAACGAAAATGCAATGTTGATAATACGAATGTGTATGTTAAACAGGAAATAAAACAACCGAACAATCGATTGAGTAGAATTTGTTAAGAAGAAGACAACCgtgtaaatatgatttttttttcctatgaAAAAGCTGGTGCAAAATAAAAGATGTAAAAATATCACTGTTTATCaataaatccgaaaaaaaactatgGAATGGAAGTTTCAcattaaaaacaaaagaaagctttttaaattatgttatttattACAAGAAAATGCAATACTGAACTAAAACTAAACTTTTAGCTGTGTAATTCGAGCATCATAAATACATCAAAATCAGTAAACTAAGTATAGGATCAACTGACATTCCGTTAAACAGCATTGATTCACTAGAATTTTGCGTAACCTTCATTCATCCAGAGTATtccattttgttctaaattaatCCAATCAGCAAGCGACAAATTAAGTTGCTTAACGCCCTAATCACCATGTCAGTCTGCACAGTTTTTATTCACAAGTCTAAACCTAAAACTCGTCATGGCGCGTGAGAGCCTCGCCGAAATCGGTCGCCTGCGAGCCCACAAACAGGTCGTACTTTTCGACGATTTCTTCTTTGGTCAGCTTCTCGTCGGCGTCCGAGTCCGCCTCGTAGATCAGGTGGCGCGCCTCCGCCTCGGcgtggtcgaaatcggccgggaTGATCCAGTCCTTGACCTCCTGGTGGTCCATCAGGCCGTCCTTGTCCTTGTCACTAAAAGAAGAAAGTTGGATTCAAATAAAAGCTTTCTATCCTTGATTGCTGACAAACTGAAAAGCgactaaaatttttatgaagtttcattcaaaatttaaaacgtattaaaataacaaatttccgAACAACTAAAATTATAATACGGAGGGAACTTTTATTTCTAACAGTATCGTTTTCGATTAAGAAAAAAGAAGGGGTATGTTTAAATTGTTCCGACACTGTTCCTTTTCATCATTATGGTAATCCTgaactttttttcaagtttaaatatttacttTCATAtgcaaatttcgaaaatattatgCTGAAACTTCATTGACtcaacacggagaaaaaagcgttccgaaaatcgtgaacaatgtGCCACGAAATCTGGAACAAGGTGATATTCCACGGTacgaaaacgtaccatgaacaaTTTCCATGAACAAAAAGCAAATCGTGAACAGGTGTTCACGAAAAATCGTAACGCCAGCAGCATAACGCTTAGCTTGTTATCGAAATCATGAACACTGTTCACGATTTCAGGGAACAACGTGGGAATGTGTTCACGATTTAAAGAACTctttttaaatgtgaaaaaaatgatttggagctaataaaaaatgttaagttttCTGGATTGTGCGTTGAAAGTTTTAAGCATATCGAACAGCCGTAGTGGGCAAAATGCAgtttttaactaataattttGGTAAGAAGCCGTTACTCACTGTGACGGCGGCTTAGGGATttgcctttattttttttagagaaccCCATATTTAAATGGCTGTACAACCTGCACAATAATAAgattattatgtttaaaaacgTAACGTAACGCTTCTTTACAATCGTGAACTTAAGTtcatgatttttatcatttctgtTCATGAAAACGTAGTTTTTTGTTCATACAATCGTGCACGAGTTCACGATTacatgaacaaatattttacgcaaaaacatgcacatttgttcacgattttcggaacgcttttttctccgtgaataATTGTCTAAAATAGACATTAGACAAaagctatccaggtttttaagcgaagatggcgtttgaatggtgaacgcccgaattgtcaaaatcgcgcagtagcaccaacattagaaaaaaaaatgtggctgtcatgccatggggagacttgatccccggggacacttgatcccaagcctgtatctcgtcagcatgtgggtaaaacaattagctttgttctagaaagttgtgcgaaattgactaaaactcattgtagaaaacatagaaaaaaaattaaaaatgtttagattgagttacccacatttttctaagaagagctgcaaaaaacatccaagagatcttttttctttgttttgataagtatagaaaacactcaaaaattattccaaaaaaatatttcatacatgaattgtttgataaacatatcaactccaaaacccttccgcatttgacgttaaatttatcgtcatactatttttacaatcaattgtttaaaaaagtgcgtttagggagaattgatccctgcatttttacaatcactggaatcagcctcaagattaaataattgggctgggttttcgtacatagtttcctttagtatagtagTAActcactgcagtttgaaccacttttcaaaagttttgtaaacaaaaattaccagcttttgtaaacatgctcaattttgcactaaaaaagacaattttaagttttaaaatactttgcatgctaaacttgttatattttgaacacaaacgtacaggtttaatgtgaaattgctgtaactgatagaaaaacaaaagtttggatgaagaagaaacattttgcttaagatttcttcaaaatgtcaaGTTACCccgacattttgaaaatgccggtttaaaattattttttaaaaacgcttggcatgatttgaagagtttatctgatgaaatacccttatcagccaaacatagttgaatgcttgcaattcatgcaaaaagatcatagttttgtgagaaattgacagagttatgtgcgatacaaaaaaaagggatcaagtctccccactctcccctatgtaAACTTCTGAATCTATTAACGTTTGTACTGACTAGtgttatagagttatctacgtgcgcatgtattgcgagtacgtacacgaaaaagatcgaggttaaattttgtaccggcctacaaaacaaatggcgtgctagtgtgtgtgagatcggtcttagataactctatagagtccCGGCCAAAATATCTGAGCCatcatttatttatcaaaatatctgaggtACCACTTCCTAAAagtggaaattttaatttaaaaaaataataatttcaaggTGGTCAAAAATTTGGATAGGGTTTTCCGATCGTTAACCGTTTGGGCTAATTCCAAATGTCTTTTGATTACTCATCCAAAGATGGGTCacatgatggatctggacaacgttttcatcaaaatatctgaaatcTGGCCTCAAAACataatataaataacacttaagtgcttaaacatttgattgggttgtcagatcttcaatcttatggtaaggaaggcaaaaagcgaCGAATAGCTCTTTTGCAATCAGGAACAAATGATTTAAAGTATCCGCGACTTACCGGAAGTTGTTAAACGTCTCCCGCTCATGCTTCACCCATTCCGGCTCATCCTCATTGTCCTCCGAGCTTCGGTACATGTCCCCGATGTACTCGTCCACCGAAACTTTTCCGTCATGATCCTTGTCGATGTCCTCGATCGTTTCCTGCACGACAATATCCCTCATGTAGGGACTCTCCTCCGGGTGAAGAAACTCGGTAAACTCCTCCCGCGACAGCTGATCATCCCGGTCCCGATCGGCAACGGCCCACCGACGACGATCCCGCGTCAGCATGGACTTGTACGAAAAGTGCTCATCACCTTGCTCCAGATCTTTGGGGTCCATTTCGTCCAGGAATCCGTACACGTTCTTGCGGTAAGAATCCCAGTGGATCTGCTCAGTACCATTTGGATTGTGCTGCTTCCATTGTCGGCCCACGTCGTCTTCAATGTACCGACGCTGCGTATACTGTATCCACGCCTTCAACTCAGCCTGGTTCACAAAACCATCTTTATCTGTATCAATTTTATCTACAATGACACTGCAAAACGAGAACGCATCAATTAAACCTTCCACAAATCAAGCCCTCAACAGAATTAACGACTTCCGCAAGTCGCGTCAGACTGCACAACAAAGTGTGTCATCTTGCCAGACCCAGACTGACAAAATTCCTTACCCCAGTCTCCGGCGGCTTTCGTCCGGTTCCAGCTGGTCGAAGGTTTTGGCGTCCTCGCCCAGAAACGCCTCGTGGTCGTACTGTTTGTTGTGCTCGTCGTTCTGGAAGTGCTGCACGTGGTTGATGATTTCATGGTCCAGCACGCGCTTCTCTTCCGGC
Protein-coding sequences here:
- the LOC6033401 gene encoding calumenin isoform X1; the encoded protein is MKTPPLNRKSSQNPKMLLLQLATAICLLFNCAVSAIPKPEEKRVLDHEIINHVQHFQNDEHNKQYDHEAFLGEDAKTFDQLEPDESRRRLGVIVDKIDTDKDGFVNQAELKAWIQYTQRRYIEDDVGRQWKQHNPNGTEQIHWDSYRKNVYGFLDEMDPKDLEQGDEHFSYKSMLTRDRRRWAVADRDRDDQLSREEFTEFLHPEESPYMRDIVVQETIEDIDKDHDGKVSVDEYIGDMYRSSEDNEDEPEWVKHERETFNNFRDKDKDGLMDHQEVKDWIIPADFDHAEAEARHLIYEADSDADEKLTKEEIVEKYDLFVGSQATDFGEALTRHDEF
- the LOC6033401 gene encoding calumenin isoform X2, whose translation is MLLLQLATAICLLFNCAVSAIPKPEEKRVLDHEIINHVQHFQNDEHNKQYDHEAFLGEDAKTFDQLEPDESRRRLGVIVDKIDTDKDGFVNQAELKAWIQYTQRRYIEDDVGRQWKQHNPNGTEQIHWDSYRKNVYGFLDEMDPKDLEQGDEHFSYKSMLTRDRRRWAVADRDRDDQLSREEFTEFLHPEESPYMRDIVVQETIEDIDKDHDGKVSVDEYIGDMYRSSEDNEDEPEWVKHERETFNNFRDKDKDGLMDHQEVKDWIIPADFDHAEAEARHLIYEADSDADEKLTKEEIVEKYDLFVGSQATDFGEALTRHDEF